The Brumimicrobium sp. genomic interval TAGTGAAAAGAAAAACCTTATTTTTGATTATAATAGTTTTGGACAAAGAATTGCAAAGCACGTGTACAACAACCAAACAGATATGCTCGAAAAAAGTACATATTACATTTTAGATGCTCAAGGCAATCAGTTGAGTATGTATGATTATTTGGTAGATACGGCAGAAAATACCGCCAAATACTATTTATCCGAACGGAATATTTATGGTTCGTCTAGGTTGGGTACAACCAAAGATGTAGTTAATATGTTTAATCCTACAACTTTACCAAGTTACGGAACAGTCGGCAACAGAAACTATGAGCTCACCAACCACTTAGGAAATGTGCTAACTGTAATAAACGACATCAAATACCCATTAGCGGACAATGGAACGATAACGGGTTATCAAACTGGTATTTCCCATGTATTTGATTACTCACCTTTTGGTGCGCCACTCGATGGAAGAACGATAGAACAAACCCTTTACCAAGAAGTAACCACTTCAACAACTACGTACACCACGGAGTATGCTTTAGAAGAGCACTTTGATTCCTCTCCGAATTGGACCCCTTTAACGGCATTAAGTCAGGTGAGTTATCCGAGTCAGGTAATGCGGGTAAAAAACACCCAAACCACCAAGAAAACAATTGGAGCAACAGAAAGCTTTACCACAGGAGATGGCGTGCATAGTTTAAGTTTTAAAAGCATAGTTATTCCAAAAGATTTATGTCAAGCTATAATTATTAAGAATTCTTTAGCTACTCCTCAATTTAATCAAAACTTATATTTACAGGTTATTATACGCAACCAAAATGGCGTTGTTGTAGCCACGGACAGCATAAATGTTACGGGTAATTACCCTGATTTTCTTAATTTTACAGCAACTTCAGGTTACACATATTCTGTAGAGTTCGTTATGCGAAGTGTTTGCCGCTCAAATGCAGTCAATAATTACTTTGAGGTGGATGATGTGTTGATTACCTATGAGGAAGCAACAACCGAGGAGCATACGGAGTTTGTAGCGAGTGGGGCTTATCTATGGGGATTTAATACACAACAACGTGTAGATGAAATTAGCGGAAAAGGCAACCATTACACCGCAGAGTTTTGGGAATACTCGCCAAGGCTTGGGAAGAGGTGGAATTTGGATCCAGTTGTGAAACATCATTTAAGTGGCTATTCTGTTCTGTCTAATAATCCAATAATTATGATTGACCCGAATGGGGATACAGACTACTATAATTTGAGAGGTAAAAAAGTGGGAAGCGATGGCAAAGATAATGGATTAATAGGTGTTGTACATAGCAATAAGATTTCAAGACAAATTAAAAGGGCTAAATTCAAATTAGTTGAAACACCTGCAAATGGTGATAAATTTACTGGTGGTTTTATTATTCATAAAGATATTTTTTCAAAGACTGTTGAAATGGCAGGTTTAGCTAAATCTGATAGAGAATTATCTACAACTTTAGATAAAAATTTGGACGGTGGATATTCTTCGAGTCCAATATTAGAAGGAGATATAGTAGATTTAAATAAACCAAATCAAAGTGCAAGTGTTCCAGTGGCTAAAGGTGAAATAAGCATACATACCCATCCATTAGGTAGCGGAGGAATTGGAGGCACTTCATTTGATAACGAACCATCATTATTTTCTAATAACAATAAATATAAAAATGATGAACAGATGTTCAAAGAACATGAGATGAATATAATTATTGGTAATAGTCAATTCGCTAAACAGGTTGACAAATATTCTCCTAAAATGTCACAAGGTAGTTTGCAAATAAAAATATTTGGAAATGATATTGACAAAAAAATAGGAGTTATTGATGTCAAAGCAGCTAAAAAAATCAATAAGAAAATCAAATAAATTATTCAATATGAAGACGATTGTACTTAGCCTTTTGATTTTAATATTTAATAATTTATTCACTTTTAGTCAAGATACATTATACCTTAAAAACGCTCCAAATAAAAGCGACTTAAATTTTAAGTATTTATGTGCTGATTCAATGTTTACGATTATGAATGGGAAGGTAATAAATTTAGAATATATCGAAGATTCTGTTTTATTAGACTTTAATAATGAAATTTACTCCAAAGTAAAAAAATTTTATTTCATTATAAATAAGAGTAAGATTATTGATAGCTGTTCATATTATTTTTGGATAAAGTACGAACGAGATTTTATACCCTTTTTTGTGTTAGGTTATCTTATCAACGAATCAATGAATGGTATAAAATTTAATTTATACACCTATAAAAGAAGATTTTTTTCTTTAAAAAAAGAAAGAATAGGATTTGTTGTTAGTTTAAATTATGGGTATTCTAGTTTAACAGGTAAAGTTAAAAATGTGGGTGATTACTCACCAGAATGTGTGCATGAATGGGGTAGGGATCCTTGTGAATTGGTCGGGGGTCTCGTATCAGATTAGCAGAAGAAACTGAGTCGTTACTCCCAAGACAACAATGAACAAAAACCCTCAATCCAATGAAATGAATAACATAACATGTATTTCTCTGCCAAAATATCATCCGAAGCGCAATCTCTGCCCCGGCGTAGGGTGATAGCTTGCGAACGTGGCTGGCGAGATGTTTGTGGCAATTGGGCGAGTAAATTTACCAGTTCAATGCCAACAAACACCGCCAGCCAAGGAGCAACTAAAGCCCGAAGACGGAATTGGCAGCCAAAGAGAAAAGAGATTTCCTCCAACCTCCACGCCCTTGAAATCACCCCCACCAATCGAATGTACATCGCAGGGGAAAATGGGGCGTTTTTATACTCTCCGCAAGGAACAGGGCAGGGAGCTTCACCGCTGGTGGTTCAAAACCATGGCACGCAAAATTATTACTCCATAACGGGCGGCTACTACTCGCTGGCCGATTTACAGTATTAGGCTTAAACACGAAGATAAGATTTTTCTTAGCATAGATGCTAAAACGAAGCAGTTATTTCGGCTTGCGAGTAATAGCATGTTATGCGTTCGTTATTATTTTTTATTCTGCTCAATTAATAATTTTAATTCTTCTTTTGTTGGTAAAACTGTTTTATATCTACTTGCAAAAATATTTTCATTGCTTTCTGGTAAAGTAAATTCTACTACAGCATCGCTTTTATTCTGACAAAGGACTATTCCAATTGTTTTGTTCTCTTCTTTCATTTTAATTTCTCTATCGTAGTAATTTACATACATCTGCATTTGTCCGAGGTCTTGATGTTTTAGCTCTCCAACTTTTAAATCTATTAGTACAAAACATTGGAGAATTCTATTGTAAAAAACAAGATCAATTCTGAAGTGCTTATCATCAAATGAAATTCGCTTTTGACGAGCAACAAAAGAAAAACCATTTCCAAGTTCTAAAAGGAAAGTACCTATTTTACTAATCAATTGCTCTTCTAATTGACTTTCAGAATATTCAGGTTTCTCGGGTAATCCTAAAAATTCCAAAATATAAGGATCTTTTACAGCGTCTTTTGGTTTGTTTAAGATTAAACCTTTTTCAGACAGTTCTTTTACTTTAGCTTTATCTTTACTCAAAACTAAGCGTGTATATAAGGCTGAGTTGTATTGTCTTTTTAATTCACGGATACTCCAATTATTTTTGCTAGCTTCAATTTCGTAGAATTTCCTTTCACTTGGATTATCCATTCTCATAAGTGTCAAATAATGTGACCAACTTAGGGAAAAATCAGGTTTACTTTCATTTTTTGATGATTTCGCAGACGGTGTTTGCGATTTGTTTTCTAATTCTGCAGACAGTGTTTGCGTTTTTGAATAAACCAAGAAAAACTGCCTCATTTGCTCTAAGTTTCGTGCTGAAAATCCCTTACCAAATTCTTTAGAAAGCACGAAAGATAAATTTTTAATTACCTCTTTTCCATATTCAGCTCTTTCTTTTCCATCTTGCTCATTAACAACAATTCTCCTTCCTATTTCATAATAGGTTTCGACCATTGTTTTATTAATAGTATGCAGTACTCTTTTTCTTGCTTTTTGTAGCAAGTCAATTATTTGCTGATAAAAATCATTATTTGACAATTCATTTTTCATACTCCAAATATATGAAATTAAGATATTAGATGAGATTTAATTTATCGAATTTGAAATGGAGGAGTGCTGTACGTCAATGACGCATAACTCCCACCTTGAACGCTGGAAAGGATGTGTTTATAGCAGGGTCAAAGGGTAGAATACAAACCCAAAACCAGACAATGAAGTTTGTGAATACGCAGATTTATCTTCCAAAAATTCGGGATGTGAACTGTAGAAGCAATGCAGAAATCTCGTTTGTGGCAGACCATTTTGTAGCGCGGGCAACCAGTAATGGAGGAGGGGATTGGACGATTATACGTCCTGCTGCGAACCAAAACTCTAATGAGATTTATCGTAAGGTTTGGCGACTAGATAATGGAAGGACTTTATTACTTCGCAGTGGAAATGGAAATGCACTTGTATCAAGCCCTGATGGAACTACACAAACTGCTTTTGCTACTTCTAACCTGACGGCGATAGCCCAAGGGAAAACAGCAAACGAACTTTATTTTGCTGATGGCGCCGACATAAAACGAGTGGGATACAACAACTTAAATACGGCGACACTTGTTAAAAATCTTAGTACCACCGACACCATTTTCGATTTGCATGTCTTTGACAATGGTGACTTTGTAGCGGTAGGGAAAAACGAGCTTTTTAAGCATTATAAAGCAGCAAACGGCAATTTCTACACCTCTCCCACTTTCTCGAGTAACGAGAATTTCAGGGCTATTACCTTTACTGACCGTGTATCTGGAGTATTAGTCGGGGATATAAACGGCATTGGATTTTATTATAAATTAAACGCGGAGAACATTTCTACGGAGGGCTATTCCACAGAGTTTTTAGCGGAAGACAAATTCATCTTCTCCGCAGACCCTGAAGGCGTAAGCCAAGCAGATATCCGCACCGTTTCGGCAGCCTCTTCCACAGATTTTGTGATTGGTGGAAAACTCGGACAGATGGGTACTATGTATCCGTACGTAAGGCGAGTGTATGATGCAGGAAATCGGTACAGCAAGCGTTTTTATTACGACCGTTTGGGAAGAATCGTTGTGAGTCAGAATGCCAGACAACAGGCGGAAAACAAATTTGCTTATACCCTTTATGATGCCTTAGGTAGAACGGTGGAAGCAGGGGAGAAAACGGAAAACCCTGTAAATCAAACACAATTTGACCAAATTTTTGGTGCGCAGGTCAGCGGATACCTGAACCCAAGTACTATTGATGATGAGAAGTTACTCGCTTGGATTGCAAGTAGCGGGGCGCGTACCGAAGTAATGCATTCCTATTACGACTCTACGCTCTTGGATGTAGGAACTTATGCCCCTGATTTTGCGGTGAATTCCTCTACCCAGCGCTTGCGCATCATCCACACTACCTACGAAGACGTGTATGATGGGGATTCAACGACTTACGACCATGCTACGCATTATTCTTATGACATACATGGAAACGTAAAAACGCTCCTCCAAGACAACAAGCGTATGGCGGAAGACTTTCCTTCCATTGCCTCACAACGCTTTAAACGCATGGATTATACCTACGATTTGATTTCAGGAAACGTGCAGCGGATGAGCGTTCAAAATGGAAAAGCCGACCAGTGGCACCACGGCTATGTCTATGATGCTGACAACCGAATTACGGATGTGTTTACCAATACAGCAAGTCCATTAACCGCAAGCCCTTTTACCAATGACCTTGCCAATGAGCTTGCTCATAACCTGGATTGGCAACACGATGCGAAGTATTACTACTACGACCACGGGCCGCTGGCAAGGGTAGAAATTGGAGAGAATGCCCTGCAAGGGGTGGATTACTATTACACGCTTCAAGGCTGGCTAAAAGGGGTGAACTCCTCGGTCTTAAAGAACGAGAATGATCCCGGAGAGGACGGAGTTTCTGGCTCTGTGAATGCCCTTTTTGGAAAGGATGTGTTCGGGTTTAGTTTGGATTATTTTAAAAATGATTACGCAGCCATTGGTGGGGGTACACCACTTGCAAGTGTGAATGCAGGTAGTCATCCAGATAACAACTCTCACGACCTGTATAATGGAAACATCCGTTATATGCAAACGGCTCTTACCAATCCACTGGATAAAACAAAAATGCCGATGCTGAATGCGTATAAATACGATCAATTGAATAGGCTCAAAGAAAGCAGAAGTTATGAAAATGGGCTATCGGGTAATGCATGGAATCCAGCAAACTACGGAGACGAATATTACAATGCTTTTACCTATGATGGAATGGGGAATATAGAAACTCAAAAGAGGCATTTGCGTAACGGAACACAAATCGAAGACTTGACTTATCGTTATAGATATGATACTAACAATAAACTTTTGCGTAATCGACTGTACCATATCAACGACAATATTGCTTCAAATGTTGATGACACGGATTTAGACGACCAAGGGCCTTTCAATAGCGACCCAATGTTTATTGAAACAGCCAACAATTATGTACGAGATAAGAGCGGTAGATTAATCAAAGACCGACAGGAGCACATTGATACTATCATTTGGACAGCAAATAATAAAGTAAAAAGTATCATCAAAACGCCTGCGGATACCTTAAAAAATGTTACCTTTGAGTATGACGCGTTTGGTAATCAAATTGCAAAACACGTTTATAATTCAAATACCTTAATGCTTGAACGCAGTACATATTATTTGTTAGATGCCCAAGGCAATCAGTTGTCAATTTATGAGCATAGCGTAGATACTGCGACAAATGCTACCTATTATTATCTTACCGAGCGAAATATCTATGGAAGTTCCAGACTTGGAGCAACGAAAGAGGCAGTAAATATGCAAAACCCTAGTTTATTACCAAGCTACGGTATTTTAGGTAATAGAAACTACGAACTTTCAGACCACAGAGGAAACGTGCAAACGGTGATTAATGACATCAAATATCCGCTTGAAAGCAATGGAAACATTACGAGTTACGAAGTTGGTATTTCTCAAATTACCGATTACAGCCCATTTGGTGCGCCACTCGATGGTAGAACCATTGAAAATATTTTCCATTATCCAAATAGTTCAGTAGATACGTTATTTGTTTCAGATACTTTATTTGTGATTAACAACGATTTTGAAAACCCAGTAATAACCACTAACGGCGTATCTACCTTTATTGATGGCTGGAAAGACTTCTCACAATCTACGATTTCTATTGAAAACACAGGGGGGAACAACCAATTAAAAGTTGTTTCCACTAATGGCACACACGGTATTCATCAAACATTCGCCATAGAAAACGGTGAAACTTATACGTTTGAAGTAGATTTAACAAAGGTTTCCGTACCCTCTGGTGTGGTAAATGTTGTTATCTACCAAGGGCCTAGCCCGGGTGTTCCATACAGCGTGCATGTGCTATCTTCCAATGGCACAAACACTTTTTCCTATACCGCAAATAGCTCCGATATTTACGTACAAATTCGCCAATCTGGAACTTATTTATTAGATAATATCAGGTTGTATAGAGAGTATGAAGATACTGTGATTGTTGGAGGTTATGCAGCGAGTGGAGGATACCGCTATTCTTTCCAAAATCAAGAAAAACACGATGAAATCCGTGGAAAAGGGAAATATATTAATTATAAATACAGAGGATATGACCCGAGGGTGGGGAGATTGGATTGGATGATGGATCCGCTGGCGGATAGTTATCCATGGAATAGCCCGTATGCGTTTAGTGAGAATCGGGTTATTGATGCTGTGGAATTGGAGGGATTAGAAAAGAAATCTGTTCATAGAAGAAAGAACCCTAAAACTGGTGGAAATTTTAGTGGTACTACTTGGTTAGGAAATTCATTGGGTATTGCAGCAAAAGGAAAGTACACAAGAAATATAGTTTGGAGAGGGTCTAATAATAGGACGATGGAATCAAGAGGAAAAGAACCTACTCCACCAGTTTGTGAATTAACAACCTATGTAGACGTTATTAGAAGAATTACTATAGATTCTTATACTAGAAGAGTCAAAGATTCGGGGCCTTTGGAGGTTAGAGAACGAACCTACGGAGGGGAGAACAGTGTTACGATAAACTTTGATTTTTTGTCAATTCCAGATTTTCTTCAAATAACAGATATTGAAACAGGTGAGGTTTTTCATAATAAAGAAGTAGAGGGAAGGTTTACTTTTAAAACACTTCCTGGTCAGAAGGTCAAAGTAAGAGTTGAAGCTAATACTGCTTTTGAAATGAAGGCAACAGAAGATGTAGAGATAAAAAAGGTAATAGAGGTAATACGAGAAGTAAAAGGGAACTTTAAGAAGCCTATATCAAGAAGTATAACTGAAACGACTCCAGAGCCGAATGAACCGACAGGAAGAAGGAAAGAGTCTGTTGAACCATGTGAGTGTTCCCAATCGGATGACACTGAATAGATAAGAAGTTAATTATGCGTAAATGGGGTTTCTTATTGATACTTTTTCTTTTACCTTTCTATTTGCTTGGACAAGACTATGAACGTATTGACTCTATTGCCAAATCTTTTCAAAGTAAAAAATATAACGATATAGAGTCTTTGGTTGGAGACCTAGTCAAAGAAGCTAGGACGGACGAAGAAAAATACAGAGCTTTCTACACCTATATGGTAAATACTTTTTCATATTCTTATTCAAATTATAGCAATAAAAGTTCATTCAAAATGAAAAAAGGGGCTTGTAGCACCCTTTCAAGTATTTATAAAGAAATGTGTGATCTAGCAGGCTTAGAATGTCATAATGTAGTAGGGTTTATAAAATCAGATTATTTACCTTTGTCTTTTTTTGATTTCATTTTTAATAGGGTCAACCACGAATGGAATATTATTAAGATTAATAATGAATATGCGTATGTTGATGTAACTTGGGGATTAAAAGATGTCTATTTCGTTAATAAAAAAAGAATGGAAAAGGAAGAAGAACCAATTTATTATTTTTTTGCTCCATCTCTACATAATTTTAATCTTTCTCATTTTACAAAAAAAAAGAAATGGGGATTAGAAAATAACTCTTTTTTTAGGTTTAATAAATATCCTGTGATTTTGGGCGACTTTTACCGTATTTGTGACTCAATTATAGAAATACCTGAAAAGTATAAACATAAGGGAAATGAATTTAAAATAGTTGTAGATACTCAGTTAGTATTAAAAAACTTCTTAATTATTGGAGGAAAAGGAAAAATAAGGATTTCACCTGATAAAATAATACTAGACGAAACTTTAGGATACGCAGAACTAATTTTTAATATTTCAAAACTTTCCAGAAATGAAAGTTTTGGGTTAAGTTATTTATTTGATGATGGCTCTAATTATGTTTTGAAATACATTAAGAAATGATTTTATTGGAGAGGCTATTTTCAAACGCCGCGACGCTACTTCCGAGACAAAAGCGAATAAAAACCTTCGTTACAACGAAGTGTGAGATATAAGGAGGTGTTTATTAGTTATTTATAAAATAAGGGTTATAATTTTATTAAAGTTCCCCAATCTCCTCCTGAAAAGCCAACCCAAAGTGTGTCGGCCAGACAAAAAAGCGGGAAGCAGCGCGCGTGAATGGCAAATGCCCGTAGAGACGTACGATCGTACGTCCTTACGAACATTTGCCAGAGCGGGGAGGCAGCATTTTTTTGTCTTGTCTTTTTGCCTACTTTTTTGACAAGAAAAAAGTAAGACATAAACTGTAGCCATTAAATGAATTAGTAGTACTTCTATAAAACAAAAAAGCCTTGATTAGTCAAGGCTTTTTGTACTCGGGGCGGGACTTGAACCCGCACGAACGCAATGCTCATTGGATTTTAAGTCCAACGTGTCTACCAATTCCACCACCCGAGCAGCATATTTTGAGTGGCTGAGCGAGAAACGGGATTCGAACCCGCGACCCCAACCTTGGCAAGGTTGTGCTCTACCAACTGAGCTATTCTCGCTTGTTTTCAATTACTCAAAGTATCGTTATACTTTAGCGGGGACAAATATAGTATATTTTTTATCTAATCAATGATGAAACCTAGAAATATTTAAAAAAAATATTTTTCTTTTATAGCAACTTTGTATTTTTGTTATACGTTATATGATATATACGTTAATATTCACATGGCTACTATGAGAAATATAAAATTTTTATTTTTAGTGATTATTTTATTTGCAAGTTCAAATATATCTACATCATATTCACAATCAACAAAAGGAAAGGATTTCTGGTTTGGATTTATGTATAATCTAATTGTAGTCCAGCCTCAAGTATATATATCCTCTGACGCTCCTGCAAGTGGAACTATTACAGTACCTGGTATAGGATTTACCCAAAATTTCAATTTACCTGGAGGGACAACACAAAAATTTACACTTCCTTTATCTGCTGTAACTCCTTATACTGAAGGAACTCATAACTTAGCAGTACATGTTCAGTCTTGTGAAGAAATAACCGTTTATGCTGTGAATCCTGGAAATGCTTCTGCGGATGCAACTATTGTAATACCAACTAGTGCTCTTGGTTCACAATATTATGCTTTAAACATGTCAGGTAGTCCTGGAGATTGGGGGGATGCGGCTCTTATAGTTGCAACAGAAAATAATACCAGTATCGAAATTATTCCAAGTGTAAATACTGATGGCGGAAAACCTGCAGGTGTTCCGTTTACTATTACTTTAAATCAAGGAGAGAGTTATCAACTGACACATCTTTCTGGTACAGCAGATTTAACAGGAACGTCAATAAAAGCATCTAATAATGGTGGTTCATGTAAACCATTTGCAGTC includes:
- a CDS encoding PDDEXK nuclease domain-containing protein; the protein is MKNELSNNDFYQQIIDLLQKARKRVLHTINKTMVETYYEIGRRIVVNEQDGKERAEYGKEVIKNLSFVLSKEFGKGFSARNLEQMRQFFLVYSKTQTLSAELENKSQTPSAKSSKNESKPDFSLSWSHYLTLMRMDNPSERKFYEIEASKNNWSIRELKRQYNSALYTRLVLSKDKAKVKELSEKGLILNKPKDAVKDPYILEFLGLPEKPEYSESQLEEQLISKIGTFLLELGNGFSFVARQKRISFDDKHFRIDLVFYNRILQCFVLIDLKVGELKHQDLGQMQMYVNYYDREIKMKEENKTIGIVLCQNKSDAVVEFTLPESNENIFASRYKTVLPTKEELKLLIEQNKK